The genomic window GGCGACATCGCCGCTTGGTGCGCGCTGCGCGGCCTGACCGTGACGCTGCAGGACCAGAACATGGAGCGCATCGCGCCGGCGCTGAAGCGCGCGCGTGCCACGTTCGCCAAGCGCATCAAGGACAAGCTGCAGCTGCGCGCGGTGATGGACCGCCTGATTCCCGATCCCGACGGCCGCGGCGCTGCGCACGCCGACGTGGTGATCGAGGCGATCTTCGAGAACGTCGAGGCCAAGCACGCGCTGTTCGGGAAGCTCGACGCGGTGATGCGCCCGGACGCGGTGCTGGCGACCAACACCTCCAGCCTGCGGCTGGAGGATCTGCGCACGGTGCTGAAGAACCCGGCGCGCCTGGTCGGCATCCACTTCTTCAACCCGGTGGCGAAGATGCCGCTGGTCGAGGTGGTGTCGGCCGACGGCGGCGACCCGGAGATGGCGAAGAAGGCCGCCGCCTTCGTCAGGCAGATCGACCGCCTGCCGCTGCCGGTGAAGAGCGCGCCGGGCTTCCTGGTGAACGCCGTGCTCGGGCCGTACATGCTGGAGGCGATGCGCGCCGTCGACGAAGGCCTCTCGCCCGAGACCGTCGACGAGGCGATGCTCGCCTTCGGCATGCCGATGGGGCCGGTCGAACTGGTCGATATGGTCGGGCTGGACGTCGCGATGGCCGCCGGCAAAGCGCTCGCCGGCGCCGGGGCGGAACCGCCGAAATGCCTGGTCGAGCGCTTCAACGCCGGCAAGCTCGGCAAGAAGTCCGGCCAGGGGTTCTACGACCACCGCAGCGGCAAACCGGCCAAGGGGGCCCCGGGGGCGGTCCCGGCCGGACTCGCCGAGCGGTTGGCGAAACCGCTGCTGGAACGGACCCGCAAGCTGGTAGAAGAGGGCATCGTCGCCGACGCCGACCTGGCCGACGCCGGGGTAATATTCGGTACCGGTTTTGCTCCCTTTACCGGTGGTCCCCTCAACTACCAGGCGAAAAAGAATGGCTGAAGAACCTGTCCAGCTGCCGCAAGGCCAGCCCACGCTGCGCGTCATGCCGATGCCGGCGGACGTGAACCAGAACGGCGATGTCTTCGGTGGCTGGATCATGGCCCAGGTCGATGTGGCCGGCGCCATCCCCGCCATGCGGCGTGCCCGCGGCAGGGTGGCGACGGTGTCGGTCAACTCGTTCCTGTTCAAGCAACCGGTGTCGGTCGGTGATGTGGTGAGCTTCTACGCCGAAATCGTCGAAACCGGACGCACCTCGATCAAGGTAAACGTCGAGGTTTATGCCGAACGCAACCCAACCGATCCAGTGACGGTGAAAGTGACAGAGGCGACGCTGACCTATGTTGCGATTACCCAACAAGGGGTCAAGCGGGAATTGCCGAAGGTCGAGTAACGCTAGCCTTTCGCTGTTGTTTTTTTGTTTAATGCTGTTGTTAAAGTCGGAAGAAAACCATTTTCTAACGATAATTCAAGACTTAGGAGACCAAAGTATGACCAAGGGGCTGACCATGCGCCTGATTCCGGCGCTGATCATGGCAAGTTTCGCCGGCGTGGCAGGCGCGTCGGGCTTTGCGTTGCAGAACCAGACTGGCTCGGGCAACGGTACGGCATTTGCCGGGGCTGCGGCTGCGGCGGAAGATGCGGGTACGATCTATTTCAACCCGGCCGGTATGACCTATCTGCAGAAAGGTCACAACATCTCGGTTGGTGGCACGCTGCTGCGTCGCACGATCAACTTCGACGATGCCGGTACGGTTTCGAACTCGGGGCTTGCTCCGCTTCACAGCCCCCGCGACGATGGCGGCGATGCCGGCGGCCTGTCGCTGATCCCGTTCGGCTATTGGGCCTATTCGCTCTCTCCCGACCTGTGGGTCGGCGTCGGCGTGTCGCCGACCTTCGGCAACAAGACTGAATACGATTTCGAGTTCACCGGCCGCAACGCCGGCTACTTCGCCGAGATCAAGCAGGTCAACATCAATCCGTCGATCGCCTTCAAGCTCAACGACAAGGTGTCGCTCGGCGCGGGGCTGAACATCGCCCACAATTCGACCCACTTCAAGCAAGGCGTGCCGCTGGCGGCCGGCCCTTTCCCAGCCAACAATTTCATCGACATCAAGGGTGACGACTGGGCGTATGGCTACAACCTCGGCGCCATGTTCCAGCTGTCGCCGAGCACCCGGGTCGGCCTGACCTACCGCTCGGAAATCAAGTTCAAGCTGGAGGGCGACTATGATGTCGCGACGGCGGTAGCTGCCGGCGGCAATGCCACGGCCGACCACAAGATCAAGGCGACGCTGAAGACCCCGGCGAGTGCCTCACTGGCGGTGGCGCAGCAGCTGAGCGACCGCTGGGAGCTGCTGGGCGATATCACCTGGACCGAATGGAGCGTGGTCGACGACGTGATCCTCAAGATCAAGTCGAGCGGCACTTCGCTCGCCAAGCTTTCCTACAATTTCAAGGATACGTGGCGCGTCGGCCTCGGTGCCAACTACAAGTACAACGACCAGTGGAAGTTCCGCTTCGGCGTGGCGCACGACAAGTCGCCGGTGAAGTCGGCCCAGGACCGGACGATGACCCTGCCCGACTCCGACCGTACCTGGCTGTCTCTCGGCGCGAAGTATCAGCTGTCGAAGGTCAGTTCGGTGGATTTCGGCTACTCG from Azospira restricta includes these protein-coding regions:
- a CDS encoding 3-hydroxyacyl-CoA dehydrogenase NAD-binding domain-containing protein; translated protein: MNLNLQHWRVAVDGEGIAWATLDKAGESANSLSKAVMGELAQLLDALDRNPPKALIFRSGKEAGFIAGADIQEFTQLDTAEKGRELVERGWNLFNRLAAVRYPTLALVRGHCLGGGLELALACRYLLAVDEPGTKMGLPEVMLGIFPGWGGMLRLPERVGPAAALDMMLTGKTLDARRARNLGLADDCVPPRVMENAARLLVLSNQPRRPLPFVQKLFNGPLKFVVANGAKKQVAKRARPEHYPAPYAIIDIWAQHNGNALAAPELVDGIVRSPTARNLVRVFFLQERLKGFGKDVDFKAQRVHVVGAGVMGGDIAAWCALRGLTVTLQDQNMERIAPALKRARATFAKRIKDKLQLRAVMDRLIPDPDGRGAAHADVVIEAIFENVEAKHALFGKLDAVMRPDAVLATNTSSLRLEDLRTVLKNPARLVGIHFFNPVAKMPLVEVVSADGGDPEMAKKAAAFVRQIDRLPLPVKSAPGFLVNAVLGPYMLEAMRAVDEGLSPETVDEAMLAFGMPMGPVELVDMVGLDVAMAAGKALAGAGAEPPKCLVERFNAGKLGKKSGQGFYDHRSGKPAKGAPGAVPAGLAERLAKPLLERTRKLVEEGIVADADLADAGVIFGTGFAPFTGGPLNYQAKKNG
- a CDS encoding acyl-CoA thioesterase; its protein translation is MAEEPVQLPQGQPTLRVMPMPADVNQNGDVFGGWIMAQVDVAGAIPAMRRARGRVATVSVNSFLFKQPVSVGDVVSFYAEIVETGRTSIKVNVEVYAERNPTDPVTVKVTEATLTYVAITQQGVKRELPKVE
- a CDS encoding OmpP1/FadL family transporter, with the translated sequence MTKGLTMRLIPALIMASFAGVAGASGFALQNQTGSGNGTAFAGAAAAAEDAGTIYFNPAGMTYLQKGHNISVGGTLLRRTINFDDAGTVSNSGLAPLHSPRDDGGDAGGLSLIPFGYWAYSLSPDLWVGVGVSPTFGNKTEYDFEFTGRNAGYFAEIKQVNINPSIAFKLNDKVSLGAGLNIAHNSTHFKQGVPLAAGPFPANNFIDIKGDDWAYGYNLGAMFQLSPSTRVGLTYRSEIKFKLEGDYDVATAVAAGGNATADHKIKATLKTPASASLAVAQQLSDRWELLGDITWTEWSVVDDVILKIKSSGTSLAKLSYNFKDTWRVGLGANYKYNDQWKFRFGVAHDKSPVKSAQDRTMTLPDSDRTWLSLGAKYQLSKVSSVDFGYSHIFFKDARTNRRVTTGFPGAETLRQTVNGKWDNNTADLLSVQYNHTF